The following coding sequences are from one Sesamum indicum cultivar Zhongzhi No. 13 linkage group LG11, S_indicum_v1.0, whole genome shotgun sequence window:
- the LOC105173951 gene encoding ubiquitin carboxyl-terminal hydrolase 12 isoform X2 — translation MTMMTPQPLDQQEDEEMLVPHSDLVEGPQPLVEGPQPMEASADNAGTVENQASDEPQASRFTWTIENFSRLNMKKLYSDVFVVGGYKWRVLIFPKGNNVDYLSMYLDVADSSSLPYGWSRYAQFSLAVVNQINSKYTMKKDTQHQFNQRESDWGFTSFMPLSELYDPNKGYLVNDTCVVEADVAVRKVIDYWTYDSKKETGYVGLKNQGATCYMNSLLQTLYHIPYFRKAVYHMPTTENDNPTGSIPLALQSLFYKLQYHDTSVATKELTKSFGWDTYDSFMQHDVQELNRVLCEKLEDKMKGTVVEGTIQKLFEGHHMNYIECINVDFKSTRKESFYDLQLDVKGCKDVYASFDKYVEVERLEGDNKYHAEEHGLQDAKKGVLFIDFPPVLQLQLKRFEYDFMRDTMVKINDRYEFPLELDLDRDNGKYLSPEADRSVRNLYMLHSVLVHSGGVHGGHYYAFIRPTLSDQWYKFDDERVTKEDVKRALEEQYGGEEEVKFLPFDFLSYFLFCLCAYVLLFLQLPQTNPGYNNTPFKFTKYSNAYMLVYIRVSDKDKIICDVDEKDIAEHLRIRLKKEQEEKEDKRRYKAQAHLYTIIKVARDEDLREQIGKDIYFDLVDHDKVRNFRIQKQMPFNLFKEEVAKEFGIPVQFQRFWIWAKRQNHTYRPNRPLTPQEEAQTVGALREVSNKAHNAELKLFLEVEYGLDLHPVPPPEKNKEDILLFFKLYDPEKEELRYVGRLFVKSSGKPIELIAKLNEMAGFTPDEEIELFEEIKFEPSVMCERLDKRASFRFSQIEDGDIICFQKQPPPEGEETVRFPDVPSFLEYVKNRQIVHFRALERPKEDDFCLELAKNHTYDDVVEKVAQRLGLDDPSKIRLTPHNCYSQQPKPNPIKYRSVDHLLDMLVHYNQISDILYYEVLDIPLPELQCLKTLKVAFHHATKDEAVILNIRLPKQSTVGDVLNEIKTKVELSHPSAELRLLEVFYHKIYKIFPLHEKIENINDQYWTLRAEEIPEEEKNLGPNDRLIHVYHFTKETAQNQVQVQNFGEPFFLVIHEGETLADVKARIQKKLQVPDEEFSKWKFAFLSLGRPEYLEDSDIVSSRFQRRDVYGAWEQYLGLEHSDTTPKRAYAASQNRHTFEKPVKIYN, via the exons ATGACGATGATGACTCCTCAGCCGTTGGAT CAACAGGAAGATGAAGAGATGCTGGTGCCGCACTCGGATTTAGTCGAAGGCCCTCAGCCTTTAGTTGAAGGGCCTCAGCCAATGGAAG CGTCAGCAGACAATGCTGGAACTGTTGAGAACCAGGCAAGTGACGAGCCCCAAGCGTCACGTTTCACATGGACAATCGAGAACTTTTCGCGGTTGAATATGAAGAAGCTCTATTCTGATGTGTTCGTTGTTGGGGGTTATAAATG GCGGGTGCTTATTTTTCCGAAGGGCAATAATGTGGACTACTTGTCAATGTATTTAGATGTGGCTGATTCATCTAGCTTGCCATATGGCTGGAGTAGATATGCACAGTTTAGCTTGGCTGTagtcaatcaaatcaatagCAAATATACAATGAAAAAAG ACACACAGCACCAGTTCAATCAAAGGGAGAGCGATTGGGGCTTCACATCTTTCATGCCCCTCAGTGAGCTTTATGACCCCAACAAAGGATACCTTGTGAATGACACTTGCGTTGTTGAAGCTGATGTTGCTGTACGTAAGGTCATTGATTACTGGACATATGACTCAAAGAAGGAGACGGGCTACGTTGGACTTAAGAACCAGGGAGCAACTTGCTACATGAACTCTTTGCTCCAAACTTTGTACCATATTCCTTACTTCAGAAAG GCTGTATATCACATGCCAACAACAGAGAATGATAACCCCACAGGAAGCATCCCTTTGGCACTGcagagtttattttataagctccAGTATCATGATACGAGTGTTGCTACGAAGGAATTGACCAAATCATTTGGATGGGACACATATGACTCATTTATGCAACATGATGTTCAAGAACTTAATAGAGTTTTATGTGAAAAGCTTGAAGACAAGATGAAG GGAACAGTTGTTGAAGGGACTATACAGAAGTTGTTTGAAGGGCACCATATGAATTACATAGAATGCATCAATGTGGACTTCAAATCTACGAGAAAAGAATCATTTTACG ACCTTCAACTTGATGTAAAAGGTTGTAAGGATGTCTACGCTTCATTTGATAAGTATGTGGAAGTTGAACGTCTTGAAGGAGATAACAAATATCATGCTGAAGAACATGGTTTGCAG GATGCAAAGAAGGGTGTCTTGTTCATTGACTTTCCTCCAGTTCTCCAGCTTCAGTTAAAGCGGTTTGAGTACGATTTTATGAGAGATACGATGGTCAAG ATAAATGATCGGTACGAATTTCCATTGGAACTTGATCTAGACAGAGATAATGGGAAGTATTTGTCGCCAGAAGCAGATAGGAGCGTACGAAACCTCTACATGCTTCACAG TGTTTTGGTTCATAGTGGTGGGGTGCATGGTGGACATTATTATGCATTCATCAGGCCGACACTTTCTGATCAATG GTACAAGTTTGATGATGAGAGGGTTACTAAAGAAGATGTGAAGAGAGCATTAGAGGAGCAGTATGGTGGTGAGGAAGAGGTGAAATTTCTgccttttgattttctttcttacttccttttttgtttgtgtgcTTATGTTCTCTTATTTTTACAGTTGCCACAGACAAATCCTGGCTACAACAACACTCCcttcaaatttacaaaatactCAAATGCATACATGCTTGTGTATATACGAGTTAGTGACAAGGATAAGATAATCTGTGATGTGGATGAGAAGGATATTGCGGAACATCTTCGG ATAAGACTgaagaaagaacaagaagaaaaggaggaCAAGAGAAGATATAAAGCTCAGGCCCACCTTTATACCATTATCAAG GTTGCTCGAGATGAGGATTTGAGGGAACAGATCggaaaagatatatattttgatcttgtAGATCATGATAAAGTCCGTAACTTCCGTATCCAGAAACAGATGCCTTTTAACCTTTTCAAG GAGGAGGTTGCCAAAGAATTTGGTATACCAGTTCAATTTCAGCGTTTCTGGATATGGGCAAAGAGACAGAACCATACATACCGTCCAAACCGGCCGTTGACACCCCAGGAGGAAGCACAAACT GTTGGAGCATTGAGGGAAGTTTCAAATAAGGCCCACAACGCGGAACTGAAGTTGTTTTTGGAAGTAGAGTATGGACTG GATTTACATCCAGTTCCTCCAccagaaaaaaataaggaagacATACTGCTGTTCTTTAAGCTTTATGATCCTGAGAAAGAAGAGCTTCG GTATGTTGGGAGGCTTTTTGTAAAAAGCTCTGGGAAGCCAATTGAGCTCATagcaaaattgaatgaaatggCTGGATTTACTCCTGATGAGGAGATTGAACTCTTTGAG gaaattaaatttgagccCTCTGTTATGTGTGAGCGCCTTGATAAAAGAGCTTCATTTCGGTTTAGTCAG ATCGAAGATGGGGATATTATTTGCTTCCAGAAACAGCCTCCACCTGAAGGTGAAGAGACTGTCCGATTTCCTGATGTTCCTTCATTTCTGGAGTATGTGAAGAACCGCCAG ATTGTTCATTTTCGAGCTTTGGAGAGACCCAAGGAGGATGACTTTTGCCTAGAATT AGCAAAGAATCACACTTACGATGATGTTGTGGAAAAAGTTGCCCAGCGCCTTGGCCTAGATGACCCCTCAAAAATTAGACTTACTCCTCATAATTGCTACTCACAGCAACCGAAGCCCAACCCCATTAAATATAGATCAGTTGATCATTTGCTAGACATGCTTGTCCATTACAATCAG ATTTCTGATATACTGTATTATGAAGTGTTGGACATTCCTCTTCCAGAGTTGCAGTGTCTTAAGACACTCAAAGTTGCCTTCCATCATGCTACCAAGGATGAG GCTGTAATTCTGAATATTAGATTACCAAAACAAAGCACTGTTGGAGATGTGCTCAacgaaattaaaacaaag GTAGAGTTGTCTCATCCAAGTGCTGAGCTTAGGTTGCTTGAAGTTTTCTATCACAAGATTTACAAG ATTTTTCCTCTCCATGAGAAGATTGAGAACATTAATGACCAGTACTGGACTCTGCGTGCTGAGGAG ATtccagaagaagaaaagaatctTGGGCCCAATGATCGCTTGATTCATGTTTACCATTTCACAAAGGAGACTGCTCAGAATCAAGTG CAAGTCCAGAATTTCGGAGAACCATTCTTTTTGGTCATTCATGAAGGTGAAACATTAGCAGATGTGAAAGCACGCATTCAAAAAAAGTTACAGGTTCCAGATGAGGAGTTTTCTAAG TGGAAGTTTGCCTTTTTGTCATTGGGACGTCCAGAGTATCTTGAGGACTCTGACATAGTCTCCAGCCGTTTTCAG AGAAGAGATGTATATGGTGCTTGGGAGCAGTACCTGGGCCTGGAACACTCAGACACTACTCCTAAAAGGGCATATGCTGCAAGCCAG AACCGCCACACATTCGAGAAGCCAgtgaaaatatacaattaG
- the LOC105173951 gene encoding ubiquitin carboxyl-terminal hydrolase 12 isoform X4, with product MTMMTPQPLDQQEDEEMLVPHSDLVEGPQPLVEGPQPMEVASADNAGTVENQASDEPQASRFTWTIENFSRLNMKKLYSDVFVVGGYKWRVLIFPKGNNVDYLSMYLDVADSSSLPYGWSRYAQFSLAVVNQINSKYTMKKDTQHQFNQRESDWGFTSFMPLSELYDPNKGYLVNDTCVVEADVAVRKVIDYWTYDSKKETGYVGLKNQGATCYMNSLLQTLYHIPYFRKAVYHMPTTENDNPTGSIPLALQSLFYKLQYHDTSVATKELTKSFGWDTYDSFMQHDVQELNRVLCEKLEDKMKGTVVEGTIQKLFEGHHMNYIECINVDFKSTRKESFYDLQLDVKGCKDVYASFDKYVEVERLEGDNKYHAEEHGLQDAKKGVLFIDFPPVLQLQLKRFEYDFMRDTMVKINDRYEFPLELDLDRDNGKYLSPEADRSVRNLYMLHSVLVHSGGVHGGHYYAFIRPTLSDQWYKFDDERVTKEDVKRALEEQYGGEEELPQTNPGYNNTPFKFTKYSNAYMLVYIRVSDKDKIICDVDEKDIAEHLRIRLKKEQEEKEDKRRYKAQAHLYTIIKVARDEDLREQIGKDIYFDLVDHDKVRNFRIQKQMPFNLFKEEVAKEFGIPVQFQRFWIWAKRQNHTYRPNRPLTPQEEAQTVGALREVSNKAHNAELKLFLEVEYGLDLHPVPPPEKNKEDILLFFKLYDPEKEELRYVGRLFVKSSGKPIELIAKLNEMAGFTPDEEIELFEEIKFEPSVMCERLDKRASFRFSQIEDGDIICFQKQPPPEGEETVRFPDVPSFLEYVKNRQIVHFRALERPKEDDFCLELAKNHTYDDVVEKVAQRLGLDDPSKIRLTPHNCYSQQPKPNPIKYRSVDHLLDMLVHYNQISDILYYEVLDIPLPELQCLKTLKVAFHHATKDEAVILNIRLPKQSTVGDVLNEIKTKVELSHPSAELRLLEVFYHKIYKIFPLHEKIENINDQYWTLRAEEIPEEEKNLGPNDRLIHVYHFTKETAQNQVQVQNFGEPFFLVIHEGETLADVKARIQKKLQVPDEEFSKWKFAFLSLGRPEYLEDSDIVSSRFQRRDVYGAWEQYLGLEHSDTTPKRAYAASQNRHTFEKPVKIYN from the exons ATGACGATGATGACTCCTCAGCCGTTGGAT CAACAGGAAGATGAAGAGATGCTGGTGCCGCACTCGGATTTAGTCGAAGGCCCTCAGCCTTTAGTTGAAGGGCCTCAGCCAATGGAAG TAGCGTCAGCAGACAATGCTGGAACTGTTGAGAACCAGGCAAGTGACGAGCCCCAAGCGTCACGTTTCACATGGACAATCGAGAACTTTTCGCGGTTGAATATGAAGAAGCTCTATTCTGATGTGTTCGTTGTTGGGGGTTATAAATG GCGGGTGCTTATTTTTCCGAAGGGCAATAATGTGGACTACTTGTCAATGTATTTAGATGTGGCTGATTCATCTAGCTTGCCATATGGCTGGAGTAGATATGCACAGTTTAGCTTGGCTGTagtcaatcaaatcaatagCAAATATACAATGAAAAAAG ACACACAGCACCAGTTCAATCAAAGGGAGAGCGATTGGGGCTTCACATCTTTCATGCCCCTCAGTGAGCTTTATGACCCCAACAAAGGATACCTTGTGAATGACACTTGCGTTGTTGAAGCTGATGTTGCTGTACGTAAGGTCATTGATTACTGGACATATGACTCAAAGAAGGAGACGGGCTACGTTGGACTTAAGAACCAGGGAGCAACTTGCTACATGAACTCTTTGCTCCAAACTTTGTACCATATTCCTTACTTCAGAAAG GCTGTATATCACATGCCAACAACAGAGAATGATAACCCCACAGGAAGCATCCCTTTGGCACTGcagagtttattttataagctccAGTATCATGATACGAGTGTTGCTACGAAGGAATTGACCAAATCATTTGGATGGGACACATATGACTCATTTATGCAACATGATGTTCAAGAACTTAATAGAGTTTTATGTGAAAAGCTTGAAGACAAGATGAAG GGAACAGTTGTTGAAGGGACTATACAGAAGTTGTTTGAAGGGCACCATATGAATTACATAGAATGCATCAATGTGGACTTCAAATCTACGAGAAAAGAATCATTTTACG ACCTTCAACTTGATGTAAAAGGTTGTAAGGATGTCTACGCTTCATTTGATAAGTATGTGGAAGTTGAACGTCTTGAAGGAGATAACAAATATCATGCTGAAGAACATGGTTTGCAG GATGCAAAGAAGGGTGTCTTGTTCATTGACTTTCCTCCAGTTCTCCAGCTTCAGTTAAAGCGGTTTGAGTACGATTTTATGAGAGATACGATGGTCAAG ATAAATGATCGGTACGAATTTCCATTGGAACTTGATCTAGACAGAGATAATGGGAAGTATTTGTCGCCAGAAGCAGATAGGAGCGTACGAAACCTCTACATGCTTCACAG TGTTTTGGTTCATAGTGGTGGGGTGCATGGTGGACATTATTATGCATTCATCAGGCCGACACTTTCTGATCAATG GTACAAGTTTGATGATGAGAGGGTTACTAAAGAAGATGTGAAGAGAGCATTAGAGGAGCAGTATGGTGGTGAGGAAGAG TTGCCACAGACAAATCCTGGCTACAACAACACTCCcttcaaatttacaaaatactCAAATGCATACATGCTTGTGTATATACGAGTTAGTGACAAGGATAAGATAATCTGTGATGTGGATGAGAAGGATATTGCGGAACATCTTCGG ATAAGACTgaagaaagaacaagaagaaaaggaggaCAAGAGAAGATATAAAGCTCAGGCCCACCTTTATACCATTATCAAG GTTGCTCGAGATGAGGATTTGAGGGAACAGATCggaaaagatatatattttgatcttgtAGATCATGATAAAGTCCGTAACTTCCGTATCCAGAAACAGATGCCTTTTAACCTTTTCAAG GAGGAGGTTGCCAAAGAATTTGGTATACCAGTTCAATTTCAGCGTTTCTGGATATGGGCAAAGAGACAGAACCATACATACCGTCCAAACCGGCCGTTGACACCCCAGGAGGAAGCACAAACT GTTGGAGCATTGAGGGAAGTTTCAAATAAGGCCCACAACGCGGAACTGAAGTTGTTTTTGGAAGTAGAGTATGGACTG GATTTACATCCAGTTCCTCCAccagaaaaaaataaggaagacATACTGCTGTTCTTTAAGCTTTATGATCCTGAGAAAGAAGAGCTTCG GTATGTTGGGAGGCTTTTTGTAAAAAGCTCTGGGAAGCCAATTGAGCTCATagcaaaattgaatgaaatggCTGGATTTACTCCTGATGAGGAGATTGAACTCTTTGAG gaaattaaatttgagccCTCTGTTATGTGTGAGCGCCTTGATAAAAGAGCTTCATTTCGGTTTAGTCAG ATCGAAGATGGGGATATTATTTGCTTCCAGAAACAGCCTCCACCTGAAGGTGAAGAGACTGTCCGATTTCCTGATGTTCCTTCATTTCTGGAGTATGTGAAGAACCGCCAG ATTGTTCATTTTCGAGCTTTGGAGAGACCCAAGGAGGATGACTTTTGCCTAGAATT AGCAAAGAATCACACTTACGATGATGTTGTGGAAAAAGTTGCCCAGCGCCTTGGCCTAGATGACCCCTCAAAAATTAGACTTACTCCTCATAATTGCTACTCACAGCAACCGAAGCCCAACCCCATTAAATATAGATCAGTTGATCATTTGCTAGACATGCTTGTCCATTACAATCAG ATTTCTGATATACTGTATTATGAAGTGTTGGACATTCCTCTTCCAGAGTTGCAGTGTCTTAAGACACTCAAAGTTGCCTTCCATCATGCTACCAAGGATGAG GCTGTAATTCTGAATATTAGATTACCAAAACAAAGCACTGTTGGAGATGTGCTCAacgaaattaaaacaaag GTAGAGTTGTCTCATCCAAGTGCTGAGCTTAGGTTGCTTGAAGTTTTCTATCACAAGATTTACAAG ATTTTTCCTCTCCATGAGAAGATTGAGAACATTAATGACCAGTACTGGACTCTGCGTGCTGAGGAG ATtccagaagaagaaaagaatctTGGGCCCAATGATCGCTTGATTCATGTTTACCATTTCACAAAGGAGACTGCTCAGAATCAAGTG CAAGTCCAGAATTTCGGAGAACCATTCTTTTTGGTCATTCATGAAGGTGAAACATTAGCAGATGTGAAAGCACGCATTCAAAAAAAGTTACAGGTTCCAGATGAGGAGTTTTCTAAG TGGAAGTTTGCCTTTTTGTCATTGGGACGTCCAGAGTATCTTGAGGACTCTGACATAGTCTCCAGCCGTTTTCAG AGAAGAGATGTATATGGTGCTTGGGAGCAGTACCTGGGCCTGGAACACTCAGACACTACTCCTAAAAGGGCATATGCTGCAAGCCAG AACCGCCACACATTCGAGAAGCCAgtgaaaatatacaattaG
- the LOC105173951 gene encoding ubiquitin carboxyl-terminal hydrolase 12 isoform X3 — protein MTMMTPQPLDQQEDEEMLVPHSDLVEGPQPLVEGPQPMEDNAGTVENQASDEPQASRFTWTIENFSRLNMKKLYSDVFVVGGYKWRVLIFPKGNNVDYLSMYLDVADSSSLPYGWSRYAQFSLAVVNQINSKYTMKKDTQHQFNQRESDWGFTSFMPLSELYDPNKGYLVNDTCVVEADVAVRKVIDYWTYDSKKETGYVGLKNQGATCYMNSLLQTLYHIPYFRKAVYHMPTTENDNPTGSIPLALQSLFYKLQYHDTSVATKELTKSFGWDTYDSFMQHDVQELNRVLCEKLEDKMKGTVVEGTIQKLFEGHHMNYIECINVDFKSTRKESFYDLQLDVKGCKDVYASFDKYVEVERLEGDNKYHAEEHGLQDAKKGVLFIDFPPVLQLQLKRFEYDFMRDTMVKINDRYEFPLELDLDRDNGKYLSPEADRSVRNLYMLHSVLVHSGGVHGGHYYAFIRPTLSDQWYKFDDERVTKEDVKRALEEQYGGEEEVKFLPFDFLSYFLFCLCAYVLLFLQLPQTNPGYNNTPFKFTKYSNAYMLVYIRVSDKDKIICDVDEKDIAEHLRIRLKKEQEEKEDKRRYKAQAHLYTIIKVARDEDLREQIGKDIYFDLVDHDKVRNFRIQKQMPFNLFKEEVAKEFGIPVQFQRFWIWAKRQNHTYRPNRPLTPQEEAQTVGALREVSNKAHNAELKLFLEVEYGLDLHPVPPPEKNKEDILLFFKLYDPEKEELRYVGRLFVKSSGKPIELIAKLNEMAGFTPDEEIELFEEIKFEPSVMCERLDKRASFRFSQIEDGDIICFQKQPPPEGEETVRFPDVPSFLEYVKNRQIVHFRALERPKEDDFCLELAKNHTYDDVVEKVAQRLGLDDPSKIRLTPHNCYSQQPKPNPIKYRSVDHLLDMLVHYNQISDILYYEVLDIPLPELQCLKTLKVAFHHATKDEAVILNIRLPKQSTVGDVLNEIKTKVELSHPSAELRLLEVFYHKIYKIFPLHEKIENINDQYWTLRAEEIPEEEKNLGPNDRLIHVYHFTKETAQNQVQVQNFGEPFFLVIHEGETLADVKARIQKKLQVPDEEFSKWKFAFLSLGRPEYLEDSDIVSSRFQRRDVYGAWEQYLGLEHSDTTPKRAYAASQNRHTFEKPVKIYN, from the exons ATGACGATGATGACTCCTCAGCCGTTGGAT CAACAGGAAGATGAAGAGATGCTGGTGCCGCACTCGGATTTAGTCGAAGGCCCTCAGCCTTTAGTTGAAGGGCCTCAGCCAATGGAAG ACAATGCTGGAACTGTTGAGAACCAGGCAAGTGACGAGCCCCAAGCGTCACGTTTCACATGGACAATCGAGAACTTTTCGCGGTTGAATATGAAGAAGCTCTATTCTGATGTGTTCGTTGTTGGGGGTTATAAATG GCGGGTGCTTATTTTTCCGAAGGGCAATAATGTGGACTACTTGTCAATGTATTTAGATGTGGCTGATTCATCTAGCTTGCCATATGGCTGGAGTAGATATGCACAGTTTAGCTTGGCTGTagtcaatcaaatcaatagCAAATATACAATGAAAAAAG ACACACAGCACCAGTTCAATCAAAGGGAGAGCGATTGGGGCTTCACATCTTTCATGCCCCTCAGTGAGCTTTATGACCCCAACAAAGGATACCTTGTGAATGACACTTGCGTTGTTGAAGCTGATGTTGCTGTACGTAAGGTCATTGATTACTGGACATATGACTCAAAGAAGGAGACGGGCTACGTTGGACTTAAGAACCAGGGAGCAACTTGCTACATGAACTCTTTGCTCCAAACTTTGTACCATATTCCTTACTTCAGAAAG GCTGTATATCACATGCCAACAACAGAGAATGATAACCCCACAGGAAGCATCCCTTTGGCACTGcagagtttattttataagctccAGTATCATGATACGAGTGTTGCTACGAAGGAATTGACCAAATCATTTGGATGGGACACATATGACTCATTTATGCAACATGATGTTCAAGAACTTAATAGAGTTTTATGTGAAAAGCTTGAAGACAAGATGAAG GGAACAGTTGTTGAAGGGACTATACAGAAGTTGTTTGAAGGGCACCATATGAATTACATAGAATGCATCAATGTGGACTTCAAATCTACGAGAAAAGAATCATTTTACG ACCTTCAACTTGATGTAAAAGGTTGTAAGGATGTCTACGCTTCATTTGATAAGTATGTGGAAGTTGAACGTCTTGAAGGAGATAACAAATATCATGCTGAAGAACATGGTTTGCAG GATGCAAAGAAGGGTGTCTTGTTCATTGACTTTCCTCCAGTTCTCCAGCTTCAGTTAAAGCGGTTTGAGTACGATTTTATGAGAGATACGATGGTCAAG ATAAATGATCGGTACGAATTTCCATTGGAACTTGATCTAGACAGAGATAATGGGAAGTATTTGTCGCCAGAAGCAGATAGGAGCGTACGAAACCTCTACATGCTTCACAG TGTTTTGGTTCATAGTGGTGGGGTGCATGGTGGACATTATTATGCATTCATCAGGCCGACACTTTCTGATCAATG GTACAAGTTTGATGATGAGAGGGTTACTAAAGAAGATGTGAAGAGAGCATTAGAGGAGCAGTATGGTGGTGAGGAAGAGGTGAAATTTCTgccttttgattttctttcttacttccttttttgtttgtgtgcTTATGTTCTCTTATTTTTACAGTTGCCACAGACAAATCCTGGCTACAACAACACTCCcttcaaatttacaaaatactCAAATGCATACATGCTTGTGTATATACGAGTTAGTGACAAGGATAAGATAATCTGTGATGTGGATGAGAAGGATATTGCGGAACATCTTCGG ATAAGACTgaagaaagaacaagaagaaaaggaggaCAAGAGAAGATATAAAGCTCAGGCCCACCTTTATACCATTATCAAG GTTGCTCGAGATGAGGATTTGAGGGAACAGATCggaaaagatatatattttgatcttgtAGATCATGATAAAGTCCGTAACTTCCGTATCCAGAAACAGATGCCTTTTAACCTTTTCAAG GAGGAGGTTGCCAAAGAATTTGGTATACCAGTTCAATTTCAGCGTTTCTGGATATGGGCAAAGAGACAGAACCATACATACCGTCCAAACCGGCCGTTGACACCCCAGGAGGAAGCACAAACT GTTGGAGCATTGAGGGAAGTTTCAAATAAGGCCCACAACGCGGAACTGAAGTTGTTTTTGGAAGTAGAGTATGGACTG GATTTACATCCAGTTCCTCCAccagaaaaaaataaggaagacATACTGCTGTTCTTTAAGCTTTATGATCCTGAGAAAGAAGAGCTTCG GTATGTTGGGAGGCTTTTTGTAAAAAGCTCTGGGAAGCCAATTGAGCTCATagcaaaattgaatgaaatggCTGGATTTACTCCTGATGAGGAGATTGAACTCTTTGAG gaaattaaatttgagccCTCTGTTATGTGTGAGCGCCTTGATAAAAGAGCTTCATTTCGGTTTAGTCAG ATCGAAGATGGGGATATTATTTGCTTCCAGAAACAGCCTCCACCTGAAGGTGAAGAGACTGTCCGATTTCCTGATGTTCCTTCATTTCTGGAGTATGTGAAGAACCGCCAG ATTGTTCATTTTCGAGCTTTGGAGAGACCCAAGGAGGATGACTTTTGCCTAGAATT AGCAAAGAATCACACTTACGATGATGTTGTGGAAAAAGTTGCCCAGCGCCTTGGCCTAGATGACCCCTCAAAAATTAGACTTACTCCTCATAATTGCTACTCACAGCAACCGAAGCCCAACCCCATTAAATATAGATCAGTTGATCATTTGCTAGACATGCTTGTCCATTACAATCAG ATTTCTGATATACTGTATTATGAAGTGTTGGACATTCCTCTTCCAGAGTTGCAGTGTCTTAAGACACTCAAAGTTGCCTTCCATCATGCTACCAAGGATGAG GCTGTAATTCTGAATATTAGATTACCAAAACAAAGCACTGTTGGAGATGTGCTCAacgaaattaaaacaaag GTAGAGTTGTCTCATCCAAGTGCTGAGCTTAGGTTGCTTGAAGTTTTCTATCACAAGATTTACAAG ATTTTTCCTCTCCATGAGAAGATTGAGAACATTAATGACCAGTACTGGACTCTGCGTGCTGAGGAG ATtccagaagaagaaaagaatctTGGGCCCAATGATCGCTTGATTCATGTTTACCATTTCACAAAGGAGACTGCTCAGAATCAAGTG CAAGTCCAGAATTTCGGAGAACCATTCTTTTTGGTCATTCATGAAGGTGAAACATTAGCAGATGTGAAAGCACGCATTCAAAAAAAGTTACAGGTTCCAGATGAGGAGTTTTCTAAG TGGAAGTTTGCCTTTTTGTCATTGGGACGTCCAGAGTATCTTGAGGACTCTGACATAGTCTCCAGCCGTTTTCAG AGAAGAGATGTATATGGTGCTTGGGAGCAGTACCTGGGCCTGGAACACTCAGACACTACTCCTAAAAGGGCATATGCTGCAAGCCAG AACCGCCACACATTCGAGAAGCCAgtgaaaatatacaattaG